A single region of the Triticum dicoccoides isolate Atlit2015 ecotype Zavitan chromosome 2B, WEW_v2.0, whole genome shotgun sequence genome encodes:
- the LOC119367742 gene encoding uncharacterized protein LOC119367742, protein MGLCMSSGGAAAAVRAEGEPASTAMVLMPTGELREYPRPATAAEALEDNSVAGDAGWFLCDADAMGFEGPVAAVAGAEELRPGQIYFVLPAEARKNGLRREDLAALAVRASAALVSKASANASGSAGRRRRAGSVSPLVFAQPPEVDGTLAYKTVPTLAAKRRPVARAKSAGRMQRFAPDLTAIPECE, encoded by the coding sequence ATGGGGCTCTGCATGTCTAGCGGTGGCGCGGCGGCAGCAGTGCGGGCAGAGGGGGAGCCTGCCTCCACGGCTATGGTACTGATGCCAACCGGGGAGCTGCGGGAGTACCCGCGCCCTGCCACAGCGGCGGAGGCGCTCGAGGACAACTCCGTGGCTGGGGACGCCGGCTGGTTCCTGTGCGACGCCGACGCGATGGGCTTCGAGGGCCCCGTGGCCGCAGTCGCCGGGGCCGAGGAGCTCCGCCCGGGGCAGATCTACTTCGTGCTCCCCGCCGAGGCCCGTAAGAACGGGCTACGGCGCGAGGACCTCGCCGCGCTCGCCGTCAGGGCGTCGGCGGCGCTCGTCAGTAAGGCCAGCGCCAACGCATCCGGCAGCGCAGGGCGGAGGAGGCGGGCCGGCTCTGTTTCGCCGCTCGTGTTCGCCCAGCCGCCGGAGGTGGACGGGACCCTCGCGTACAAGACCGTGCCGACGTTGGCGGCGAAGAGGCGGCCGGTGGCGCGCGCGAAGAGTGCCGGGAGGATGCAGCGCTTTGCTCCTGATCTGACCGCCATTCCCGAGTGCGAGTGA